The Cloeon dipterum chromosome X, ieCloDipt1.1, whole genome shotgun sequence genome includes a window with the following:
- the LOC135946132 gene encoding uncharacterized protein LOC135946132, translating into MVDNNAIIEGAMKFRDGRKWKSRWGVMTKLSPVADCLHLQLYRDCKDRYKQGQTKASLSLQHFLGLESGFTLDKESNTVAIICQDLTVVLAFDTRERLIQWQVKIATHLGEDQQFLIQVSSAPPKSKVVPGPARLHIQDHKFCLTNGVPPRLLGVWEIGHLRRYGVVDGKFCFEGGSRCSAKCEGLYVLGCGQASEVHQAMQHAAQGKLATRRRPLSRKMSAMDSPRKMLHSRTETRASDLSSCADSLMESDMLSRSICEAHASATMEDLSGRRSVWSSAESAHTDIMDSCSDATSVVAAEIEIERRGGGMERCSSCISKLGAISMKGANLTHTWTFEQHGHCLQDRASLSSGSSGGSSECWYDRPRAVQPPPVIPPKSPKHAAPAPAPVSNGRCQCCPPERPPKPQSPRKAPQTIRPVPGHAHPVQQPEEMHNYDVPRSILHGKMPPMPASGLDYYDTPKKIKESLSVEYPNYDTPPCAKSISRAFCNCPPPFTQQPRSENNFGAIQEVDYPLPLAQQQYTKIELEDGRQYLRKGVQTQPEDCTGMRYTTWSQGKGCGLLGRGEQAAGCPCQRVMGWTELLPCRRGSGAEDSGVPIHKVRLNGEGRMPVRDPSGQLSVLYATVDKSKKKPRPLPCPNYVNVEEIQAAGGPSGIAQAVQANYANMDFAQSLENYENAKDVLQQGVSSKERPAEQYIVMEPNKKQPFPGYLTMTPANLGRASSIPALSSRPNASLTHSPGMADLRALQRKRSSSADASRFLSDDEDNGLEDNETSISSETVQERLSVTHEESPSEATEPTISDYTQLHLADSDSAKDVSTGTDSLEMKERLMTLPRSNLEDLKDKQPAAVHIRRSSSVPCKTAGHNRDSSSSNDSGVSAGSPYFPDLEPKTACIHSSLPRRCKSSEPLKDAKKVPSGPKSSSAGAEVPISIQPSRGTNGRPGIYKGPNGDVITTAPYPDSHSTSSGTSDMSDYIETLSLSSHSSSDIPDSVRLGLLIGRQATTTLRPRSGREYQKIDRAFIETDLKGSANEKAMATLRGLSQYPGTDKCESPSPGYMSGSPGQESAQPH; encoded by the exons ACTGCCTGCACCTCCAGTTGTACAGGGACTGCAAGGATCGATACAAGCAGGGACAGACCAAGGCGTCGCTCTCCTTGCAGCACTTCCTCGGACTTGAAAGTG GTTTCACCCTGGACAAGGAGTCCAACACCGTGGCCATCATCTGCCAAGACTTGACCGTAGTTTTAGCGTTTGATACCAGGGAAAGACTAATTCAGTGGCAGGTCAAAATCGCCACGCATCTAGGAGAAG ACCAACAGTTTTTGATCCAAGTTAGCTCAGCACCGCCCAAGTCTAAGGTCGTACCTGGTCCGGCGAGACTTCACATTCAGGACCACAAATTTTGCCTCACCAACGGCGTCCCGCCGAGACTCCTCGGCGTCTGGGAAATCGGACATCTCAG gCGTTACGGCGTGGTGGACGGCAAATTCTGCTTCGAGGGCGGCTCGCGATGTTCGGCCAAGTGCGAGGGGCTGTACGTGCTGGGGTGCGGGCAGGCGTCCGAGGTGCACCAGGCGATGCAGCACGCGGCGCAGGGCAAGCTGgcgacgcggcggcggccgctgaGCCGCAAGATGTCCGCCATGGACAGTCCGCGCAAGATGCTGCACTCGCGGACGGAGACGCGCGCCTCCGACCTGAGCAGCTGCGCCGACTCGCTGATGGAGAGCGACATGCTGAGCAGGAGCATCTGCGAGGCGCACGCCAGCGCCACCATGGAGGACCTGTCGGGCCGACGCTCCGTCTGGTCGTCGGCCGAGTCGGCACACACGGACATCATGGACAGCTGCAGCGACGCCACCTCCGTCGTCGCCGCTGAGATCGAAATCGagcgccgcggcggcggcatggAACGCTGCTCCTCGTGCATCAGCAAACTCGGCGCCATCTCCATGAAGGGCGCAAACCTCACACACACCTGGACTTTCGAACAGCACGGCCATTGCTTGCAG gatCGAGCATCCCTGTCTTCAGGAAGTAGTGGAGGCAGCAGCGAGTGCTGGTACGACCGTCCGAGAGCCGTTCAGCCGCCGCCAGTCATTCCGCCAAAAAGCCCGAAACACGCGGCCCCCGCACCGGCCCCGGTGTCGAACGGCCGGTGCCAATGCTGCCCGCCGGAAAGACCACCAAAGCCGCAGTCACCGAGAAAGGCGCCGCAGACCATCCGACCTGTGCCTGGACACGCCCATCCAGTGCAGCAGCCCGAAGAAATGCATAATTATGACGTTCCTCGCTCCATTTTGCACGGAAAAATGCCACCA atgcCGGCAAGTGGACTGGACTACTACGACActccaaagaaaataaaagagtcgTTGAGCGTGGAGTACCCGAACTACGACACGCCGCCGTGCGCCAAGTCGATCAGCCGCGCCTTCTGCAACTGCCCTCCGCCCTTCACGCAGCAGCCGCGCTCCGAGAACAACTTCGGCGCCATCCAGGAGGTGGACTACCCCCTTCCCCTTGCACAGCAGCAGTACACGAAAATCGAGCTGGAGGACGGGCGGCAGTACCTGCGGAAGGGCGTGCAGACGCAGCCGGAGGACTGCACGGGCATGCGGTACACGACGTGGTCGCAGGGCAAGGGGTGCGGCCTCCTGGGGCGGGGGGAGCAGGCGGCCGGCTGTCCCTGCCAGCGGGTGATGGGCTGGACGGAGCTGCTGCCCTGCCGCAGGGGCTCCGGGGCCGAGGACTCGGGCGTGCCCATCCACAAGGTGCGGCTGAACGGCGAGGGCCGCATGCCCGTGCGGGACCCCAGCGGACAGCTCTCCGTCCTCTACGCCACCGTGGACAAGAGCAAAAAGAAGCCGCGTCCGCTGCCGTGTCCGAACTACGTCAACGTCGAGGAGATCCAGGCCGCGGGAGGGCCGTCGGGCATCGCGCAGGCCGTCCAGGCCAACTACGCCAATATGGACTTCGCGCAGTCCCTCGAGAATTACGAGAACGCCAAGGATGTGCTTCAGCAGGGCGTCTCGAGCAAGGAGCGTCCGGCGGAGCAGTACATCGTGATGGAGCCCAACAAGAAGCAGCCCTTCCCGGGCTACCTGACGATGACGCCGGCCAACTTGGGCAGGGCGTCCAGCATCCCGGCGCTGTCATCCCGGCCGAACGCGTCCCTCACGCACTCGCCGGGCATGGCCGACCTGCGCGCCCTGCAGAGGAAGCGCTCCAGCTCGGCCGACGCGTCCCGCTTCCTCTCGGACGACGAGGACAACGGCCTCGAGGACAACGAGACCTCGATCAGCTCGGAGACGGTGCAGGAGCGGCTCTCGGTGACGCACGAGGAGTCGCCGTCCGAGGCCACCGAGCCCACCATCAGCGACTACACGCAGCTGCACCTTGCGGACTCGGACAGCGCCAAAGACGTGTCCACCGGCACGGACAGCCTCGAGATGAAGGAGCGCCTGATGACGCTTCCGCGCTCCAACCTCGAGGACCTCAAGGACAAGCAGCCCGCTGCCGTCCACATTAGACGCTCCTCCTCGGTCCCCTGCAAGACTGCCGGACACAACAGGGACTCGTCCAGTTCGAACGATTCGGGCGTCTCGGCCGGCTCCCCGTACTTCCCGGACCTCGAACCCAAAACCGCGTGCATCCATTCGTCCCTGCCCAGGAGGTGCAAGTCCTCCGAGCCGCTGAAGGACGCCAAGAAGGTTCCCTCGGGCCCAAAGTCTTCCTCGGCCGGAGCTGAAGTTCCTATCAGCATTCAACCTTCCAGAG gtaCAAATGGCAGGCCAGGAATCTACAAAGGACCGAATGGAGACGTGATCACCACCGCGCCGTACCCTGACTCGCACAGCACGAGCAGCGGCACCTCCGACATGTCCGACTACATTGAAACCCTTTCGCTGTCCAGTCACAGCAGCTCTGATATACCTGACAGCGTCCGACTCGGATT ACTGATCGGCCGACAAGCGACCACGACGTTGAGACCCAGATCTGGGCGAGAGTATCAAAAAATCGACAGAGCTTTCATTGAGACTGATTTGAAG GGCTCTGCAAATGAAAAAGCTATGGCAACCTTGCGAGGCCTGTCGCAGTACCCTGGAACTGATAAATGTGAGTCACCCTCGCCTGGATACATGAGTGGGTCGCCCGGTCAAGAGAGTGCACAGCCTCACTAG